A region from the Bacteroidota bacterium genome encodes:
- a CDS encoding helix-turn-helix domain-containing protein — protein MLGEYLQISRSLIYKKVSKQSIPYKKIGKSTRFDIEEIDRWVANDCKNEYELPKLQKL, from the coding sequence ATGCTTGGAGAGTATTTGCAAATCTCCAGGTCGCTTATCTATAAGAAAGTAAGTAAACAGTCCATTCCATATAAAAAGATTGGAAAAAGTACCCGATTTGATATAGAAGAAATTGATAGATGGGTGGCAAATGATTGCAAAAATGAATATGAATTACCAAAACTTCAAAAATTATAA
- a CDS encoding site-specific DNA-methyltransferase yields the protein MPVKYIPYYPNTVEGQAILDNITRSQRVLRYRENDKVYDRIKRGMPYYEVEQLETVGEPSENLVIRGECISACAYLKEKGIKVDLVYIDPPFASGADYAKKVYLRKNPKLAEKVAAAEQEMDIDELKAFEEKMYGDIWQKEDYLNWMYENLMAIKSVMSDTASIYLHLDWHISHYAKILMDEVFGEDNFVNEIIWRRKLATSYASKQFGITNDTIFWYCIGDEYVFNAEYSLEDENTQNYLAERFVYDDGDGRKYMKSPLVNSLFRPNLKYVFNGIEPPENGWLYSKTRMQELFNNNELVIPENGTGRIYRKIYADTYQGQLIQNLWLDIPIVNPMAKERLDYATQKPEALLQRIIKASSNKNMIIADFFGGSGVTAKSANDLGRKFIHNDIGINSIQTVRDRLKEAKANFQIFEIKDGVSLFRNPQQTMDKLAILIPGLQKGVKGISNFWFGAISKSKEGIVPVYVPNLLNTQEKVLDIPTINTIINQELQNLEVNAKKVIVYYIDIDDQKALEKFIKDNNATEIEVELKDLKNLLHDVVIEDIIEFTTSETKGVFTTEITKLISDRLIQKIGEFNQKGNLQSVIKGKKFEPINISNEGLELIELIALDCKNTEGQWHSTTEIKINKLGYVIKDGVKSKEFWDGKIVSDTKPKRIKIRNISGDETIRVIE from the coding sequence ATGCCAGTAAAATACATCCCGTATTACCCGAACACGGTTGAAGGACAAGCCATTTTAGACAATATTACACGTAGTCAACGAGTTTTGCGTTACCGCGAAAACGACAAAGTTTACGACCGAATAAAACGGGGAATGCCCTATTACGAAGTAGAGCAATTGGAGACCGTTGGCGAACCATCTGAAAATTTGGTAATCCGTGGCGAATGTATTTCAGCTTGTGCTTACCTCAAAGAAAAAGGAATTAAAGTGGACTTGGTTTATATTGACCCACCTTTTGCTAGTGGTGCAGATTATGCTAAAAAGGTGTATTTGCGTAAAAACCCAAAACTTGCTGAAAAAGTAGCAGCAGCCGAACAAGAAATGGATATTGATGAACTCAAAGCATTTGAGGAAAAGATGTATGGCGATATTTGGCAAAAGGAAGATTACCTGAATTGGATGTATGAAAATCTGATGGCAATAAAAAGCGTGATGAGTGATACTGCAAGTATTTATTTACATCTTGATTGGCATATTTCACATTATGCAAAAATATTGATGGATGAGGTTTTTGGAGAGGATAATTTTGTTAATGAAATTATTTGGAGAAGAAAATTAGCAACTTCTTATGCTTCAAAACAATTTGGAATAACAAATGATACAATATTTTGGTACTGCATTGGTGATGAATATGTTTTTAATGCAGAGTATTCTTTAGAAGATGAAAATACCCAAAATTATCTTGCCGAAAGATTTGTTTATGATGATGGTGATGGTCGAAAATACATGAAATCACCTCTTGTTAACTCATTATTCCGTCCGAATCTAAAATATGTATTTAATGGCATAGAACCTCCTGAAAATGGTTGGTTATATAGCAAAACAAGAATGCAAGAGCTATTTAATAACAATGAACTTGTAATACCCGAAAATGGTACAGGTAGAATTTATCGAAAAATTTATGCGGATACATATCAAGGTCAACTAATTCAAAATTTATGGCTTGATATACCTATTGTAAACCCAATGGCAAAAGAACGATTGGATTATGCAACTCAAAAACCAGAAGCTTTATTACAACGAATCATAAAAGCCAGTAGCAATAAAAATATGATAATCGCAGATTTTTTTGGTGGCAGTGGAGTAACCGCAAAATCGGCAAACGACTTAGGCAGAAAATTTATTCATAACGATATTGGCATCAATAGTATACAAACCGTAAGAGATAGGCTAAAAGAAGCAAAGGCAAATTTTCAAATATTTGAAATTAAAGACGGTGTGAGTTTATTCCGTAATCCACAGCAAACAATGGATAAACTAGCAATACTTATTCCAGGCTTACAAAAAGGAGTAAAAGGAATTAGTAATTTTTGGTTTGGTGCCATTTCCAAGAGCAAAGAAGGAATTGTGCCTGTGTATGTTCCTAATTTGCTCAACACACAAGAAAAGGTTTTGGATATTCCAACAATTAATACCATCATTAATCAGGAATTGCAAAACTTAGAAGTGAATGCAAAAAAAGTAATCGTTTATTACATCGACATTGACGACCAAAAAGCATTAGAAAAATTCATAAAAGACAATAACGCCACCGAAATTGAAGTTGAACTAAAAGACCTTAAAAACCTGCTTCACGACGTAGTAATTGAAGATATTATTGAGTTTACGACCAGTGAAACCAAAGGTGTTTTTACAACCGAAATTACAAAATTGATAAGCGACCGATTAATTCAAAAAATTGGAGAGTTCAACCAAAAAGGGAATTTACAATCCGTAATCAAAGGCAAAAAATTTGAACCAATCAATATTAGCAACGAAGGATTAGAACTTATTGAGCTCATTGCCCTTGATTGTAAAAATACCGAAGGACAATGGCACAGCACAACCGAAATAAAGATTAACAAACTTGGCTATGTCATTAAAGACGGAGTTAAATCAAAAGAGTTTTGGGATGGTAAAATAGTAAGTGATACCAAACCGAAACGAATTAAAATAAGGAATATAAGTGGGGATGAAACGATAAGAGTCATTGAATAA
- a CDS encoding ParB N-terminal domain-containing protein, giving the protein MKTIIFDTELDKVQLHPLVKEVYKNKNLEGLKLTMNVIGQLEAVKVVERDEFLNIIDGAGRYYAAKELGFKTIRVEVLEYTDEQINDQLVLRNFRTKRSYKELCDHAELILGILGKSQGKKRETIGDLTLGNDDFALAGKDRFGIACEIIGCDISATSLRRIFAIRDFEENGDEEAKGFRLMERLESGEMLVNQAYDKMKAYKADKAEQGTNALTEAMDYIKGNHFELFNKTNENLSDIPDNSIDCATTSNPYFGQRNYPDGTNPEGMVPHGQEENVDEYVRNQVKVFSGVRPKLKETGSLFVIMADSYNDGKNCMAIYKFAIEMMKDGWFFVDEWIWRKTNQKPQTVKGRLLPTIERILHFVKDPNKYYFREFKNWQPNQGFEIVKGKKSQSRKESGWSFKRPLERFRNFLEEQDVRKIIETAVFNWQELSEIDPKFKHLAPFPSVIPLLPILMTTKPGETVLDIYSGSGTTTAVAVALGRNAIGYDTDTKSHNFAAKRLQLVDENRPDMEQVFEFENEFMLEPITHCTINN; this is encoded by the coding sequence ATGAAAACAATAATTTTTGATACAGAACTGGACAAGGTTCAGTTACACCCATTAGTAAAAGAAGTTTATAAGAACAAAAACCTTGAGGGTTTAAAATTAACAATGAATGTCATCGGACAACTTGAAGCTGTCAAGGTGGTCGAACGTGATGAATTCTTGAACATCATAGATGGGGCAGGCAGATATTACGCAGCAAAAGAGTTGGGATTTAAGACCATCCGTGTGGAAGTGCTGGAATACACCGATGAGCAGATTAACGACCAATTAGTTCTGAGGAATTTTAGAACCAAAAGGTCATATAAAGAACTCTGCGACCATGCGGAACTCATTCTCGGTATTTTGGGAAAATCACAAGGTAAAAAACGTGAGACTATTGGTGATTTAACGCTTGGTAATGATGATTTCGCCCTTGCAGGTAAAGATAGGTTTGGGATTGCCTGTGAGATTATTGGATGTGATATCTCGGCAACCTCGCTTCGAAGAATTTTTGCCATTAGGGATTTTGAAGAGAATGGTGACGAGGAGGCCAAAGGGTTTAGGTTAATGGAACGGCTTGAGAGTGGGGAAATGTTGGTCAACCAAGCCTATGACAAGATGAAGGCCTACAAAGCCGATAAAGCTGAACAGGGAACCAACGCCCTTACTGAAGCTATGGATTATATAAAGGGCAATCATTTTGAACTATTTAACAAAACCAACGAAAATCTCTCCGATATTCCTGATAACAGTATTGATTGTGCTACGACATCCAACCCTTATTTCGGTCAAAGAAATTACCCTGACGGAACAAACCCCGAAGGTATGGTTCCACATGGACAAGAGGAGAATGTGGATGAGTATGTTAGGAATCAGGTTAAGGTTTTCAGTGGCGTTCGTCCTAAACTAAAGGAAACAGGAAGCCTCTTTGTGATAATGGCAGACTCATATAATGATGGTAAAAATTGCATGGCAATCTACAAGTTTGCCATTGAAATGATGAAGGATGGTTGGTTCTTTGTTGACGAGTGGATTTGGCGAAAAACCAACCAAAAACCCCAAACAGTAAAAGGCAGGCTTCTTCCAACCATTGAACGAATACTCCACTTTGTAAAAGACCCAAATAAATATTATTTCAGAGAGTTTAAGAACTGGCAACCTAATCAAGGGTTTGAAATTGTTAAGGGCAAGAAATCCCAATCAAGAAAAGAATCAGGCTGGTCGTTTAAAAGACCCCTCGAGCGATTCCGAAATTTCCTCGAAGAGCAGGATGTCAGGAAGATTATCGAAACAGCAGTCTTCAACTGGCAAGAGTTGAGTGAGATTGACCCTAAATTTAAGCACCTAGCTCCTTTCCCGAGTGTTATACCTCTTTTACCCATCCTGATGACCACAAAACCCGGTGAAACTGTTTTGGACATTTATAGTGGTTCAGGAACAACAACGGCGGTTGCAGTGGCTTTAGGCCGAAATGCAATTGGGTATGACACCGATACAAAATCACACAATTTTGCGGCTAAACGACTTCAACTTGTCGATGAGAACAGACCGGATATGGAACAGGTATTCGAATTTGAAAATGAATTTATGCTTGAACCCATAACTCACTGCACAATCAATAATTAA
- a CDS encoding recombinase family protein produces MKIKYNRVSTINQSGNRFNADTDKYDLVLFDKISGSIPFRERPKGKELVKLVEDNKVSEIHIEELSRIGRSVGDCISVCEWLDSKGVNIIVRNLGLQSRPDGNPNPVWKIICATMSSLYAMELENILERTSTGRMVYVQNGGVLGRPRGTNESEKEFLNKKTSVSVVKSLKKGLSVRETSKVNGVSTRTVMKVKKSAQKHEILG; encoded by the coding sequence ATGAAGATAAAATACAATAGAGTTTCAACCATAAATCAGAGTGGAAATAGATTCAATGCTGATACAGATAAATACGACCTCGTACTTTTCGATAAAATAAGCGGCTCCATACCATTTAGGGAAAGACCCAAAGGAAAGGAACTCGTGAAGCTTGTTGAAGATAATAAGGTAAGTGAAATTCACATTGAAGAATTGAGTCGCATAGGTCGTTCAGTAGGGGATTGTATTTCAGTCTGCGAATGGTTAGACTCAAAAGGAGTGAACATAATAGTCCGAAATCTTGGTTTGCAATCTCGTCCAGATGGTAATCCGAATCCTGTGTGGAAGATCATTTGTGCAACCATGAGTTCGCTTTATGCTATGGAATTGGAAAATATTTTAGAAAGGACGAGTACTGGACGCATGGTATATGTTCAGAATGGCGGTGTCCTTGGTAGGCCTCGTGGAACAAACGAATCCGAAAAGGAATTCTTAAACAAAAAGACAAGTGTTTCTGTTGTTAAGTCATTAAAGAAAGGATTGAGCGTTCGTGAAACAAGTAAAGTAAATGGAGTCTCAACTCGAACGGTAATGAAAGTAAAAAAATCTGCACAAAAACATGAAATCTTGGGGTAA
- a CDS encoding DUF3644 domain-containing protein — protein sequence MSRGLPYNVKQSLEKSRDSALLAIETYNKPAIKFRSGGYIVLMVISWTSLFHAIFFRKKIKPFRREEGSNRFKIIENDFCYWNLNECLKEYFKSDTQNPIKSNLEFFIPLRNKIEHKSLPEIDSDLFAECQAMLLNYDKILEKEFGVDYCIRESLSFSLQLFPSPRGLVDAVKSNPDAKKVKDFINQYRSSLSTEILESGQYSFKAFLLQVVNHKSADSLPIQFIRYDELSEEEKRNANRIAALVKVKERPVSGKDLLMPGKVVEIVQLGIGNPKITKNKMIKNKFNHYTHTKCWKKYSVRPDNGDATPSNTNTKYCIYDEPSGQYRYTKGWTEFLIEKMKIEDEYCALFK from the coding sequence ATGTCGAGAGGTTTACCATACAATGTAAAACAAAGCCTTGAAAAATCAAGAGATTCGGCATTGTTGGCTATTGAAACATACAATAAGCCAGCAATAAAGTTCCGTTCAGGAGGGTATATTGTGCTTATGGTAATTTCTTGGACTTCATTATTTCATGCCATATTTTTTAGAAAAAAAATAAAACCATTCAGAAGGGAGGAAGGTAGTAATCGCTTTAAAATCATAGAAAATGACTTCTGTTACTGGAACCTCAATGAATGTTTAAAGGAATATTTTAAATCTGATACTCAAAATCCCATTAAAAGCAATCTAGAGTTTTTCATTCCATTACGAAACAAGATTGAACACAAATCTTTGCCCGAAATAGATTCTGATTTATTTGCGGAATGTCAGGCTATGCTTCTTAATTATGATAAAATTCTTGAAAAGGAATTTGGTGTTGATTATTGCATACGTGAAAGTTTATCGTTTTCATTACAATTATTTCCATCTCCCCGTGGTCTTGTAGATGCTGTAAAATCAAACCCAGATGCAAAAAAGGTAAAGGATTTTATCAATCAATATCGTTCTTCACTTTCAACAGAAATTCTCGAGAGCGGTCAGTATTCTTTTAAAGCTTTTTTATTACAAGTTGTAAATCATAAATCTGCTGATTCATTACCAATACAATTTATTCGTTATGATGAATTATCAGAAGAAGAAAAAAGAAATGCTAACAGGATTGCAGCTCTAGTAAAAGTTAAAGAACGACCAGTTTCGGGTAAAGATTTATTAATGCCAGGTAAAGTTGTGGAAATTGTTCAACTTGGAATAGGTAATCCTAAAATAACCAAGAACAAAATGATTAAAAACAAATTCAATCATTATACACATACAAAATGTTGGAAAAAATATTCTGTAAGACCTGATAATGGTGATGCAACCCCTTCAAATACAAATACCAAATATTGTATTTATGATGAACCTTCGGGACAATATAGATATACAAAAGGTTGGACAGAGTTTCTGATTGAAAAAATGAAAATTGAGGATGAATATTGTGCTTTGTTCAAATAG
- a CDS encoding tyrosine-type recombinase/integrase, giving the protein MAAFNLVLDTRVLKKKNQYNLAIRVNMGSEQMYLNIAKITQEQYDHVFEKKSMDKNSVEFRQTCAQHLAKSERVFINLKPFDKQEYRRQFFNKEPEQVSSLLLKDLFENFILKSENLKPASKAHNKYSRSVFETFSPDISVLSITPNYINRFVKERLDSGVSQCAIDSNLRDLRRIINYFSNEDNIIPTSFKYPFGKGGYSISSYYPRKLVMTNDEIKKVAELNEFESVQEEYARDIWLFLYRCNGINFADLLRMRWDNIHNNYIVFFRKKTETTRKNNKKEIIVPVSPLLKELMDKIGVKDSPFVLGKLKEGYSNSMFENKSKKMKKIINNSLSEIGKRLEISVPLMVKTARDSYATTLRRAGVSKDDIGEMLGHSNSIVTEHYLASIDMESTFEINKHLF; this is encoded by the coding sequence ATGGCAGCTTTTAACTTGGTTTTAGATACCCGTGTACTGAAAAAGAAAAATCAATATAACCTCGCTATTCGAGTCAATATGGGTAGTGAACAAATGTATCTGAACATCGCAAAGATAACCCAAGAACAATACGATCACGTTTTTGAAAAGAAATCAATGGATAAAAATAGTGTTGAGTTTAGGCAGACATGCGCTCAACACTTGGCCAAGAGCGAACGTGTTTTTATAAACCTAAAACCATTTGATAAACAGGAATACAGAAGACAGTTTTTCAATAAAGAACCTGAACAAGTCAGCTCATTATTATTGAAAGATTTGTTCGAGAATTTCATATTGAAATCTGAAAATCTAAAGCCGGCCAGTAAGGCTCATAACAAATACAGCAGGTCGGTTTTTGAAACATTCAGTCCCGATATCTCAGTATTAAGTATTACACCCAATTACATCAATCGGTTTGTTAAAGAAAGATTGGATTCAGGGGTCAGTCAATGTGCAATTGATTCAAATCTGAGGGATTTGAGAAGAATAATCAATTACTTTTCAAATGAAGACAATATTATCCCAACCAGCTTCAAATATCCGTTTGGGAAAGGCGGATATAGTATTAGTAGCTATTATCCTCGAAAGTTGGTAATGACAAATGATGAGATTAAAAAGGTAGCTGAATTAAATGAGTTTGAATCGGTGCAGGAAGAATACGCCAGAGATATATGGTTATTTCTTTATAGATGTAACGGGATTAATTTTGCTGATTTATTGAGAATGCGCTGGGACAATATTCATAACAACTATATCGTGTTTTTTAGGAAAAAAACAGAGACGACGAGGAAGAATAACAAAAAAGAAATTATCGTCCCTGTAAGTCCTCTATTAAAGGAATTAATGGATAAAATAGGGGTGAAAGACAGTCCGTTTGTGCTGGGAAAGTTAAAGGAGGGATATTCAAATAGTATGTTTGAGAACAAGAGTAAAAAAATGAAAAAAATTATAAATAATAGCCTCAGTGAAATAGGGAAACGATTAGAAATATCAGTTCCGTTGATGGTAAAAACAGCTAGGGACTCATATGCTACCACATTAAGACGAGCCGGGGTATCGAAGGATGATATTGGCGAAATGCTGGGTCATTCCAATTCAATTGTGACCGAACATTACTTGGCGAGCATCGATATGGAATCAACTTTTGAAATTAATAAACATCTTTTTTAA